A region from the Gammaproteobacteria bacterium genome encodes:
- a CDS encoding hotdog fold thioesterase: protein MSIWFEPFTLDQLYQRGLKTMVNHVDIEFTEIGDDYLVATMPVSDKTQQYMGILHGGASCVLAETIGSVAANCVVDQAKYRAVGQEINASHLRPVSTGKVTGIAKPIMLGKRSQVWEIKLYNDQGKMNCISRLSMAVIDVEKLQT, encoded by the coding sequence ATGTCTATTTGGTTTGAACCATTTACCCTAGATCAACTATATCAACGTGGCTTAAAAACTATGGTCAATCATGTAGATATTGAATTCACAGAAATTGGTGATGATTATCTCGTGGCGACAATGCCGGTTAGCGATAAAACTCAGCAGTATATGGGTATTTTGCATGGCGGAGCATCCTGTGTTTTAGCAGAGACTATTGGCAGTGTTGCAGCTAATTGTGTCGTCGATCAGGCAAAATATCGTGCTGTAGGCCAAGAAATTAATGCCAGTCACCTGCGGCCAGTAAGCACCGGAAAAGTCACTGGAATTGCCAAACCGATTATGCTTGGCAAACGTTCTCAGGTTTGGGAAATCAAACTATACAATGATCAAGGAAAGATGAACTGTATTTCTAGGCTATCAATGGCAGTGATTGACGTTGAAAAATTACAAACTTAA